In Hevea brasiliensis isolate MT/VB/25A 57/8 chromosome 13, ASM3005281v1, whole genome shotgun sequence, a single genomic region encodes these proteins:
- the LOC110634509 gene encoding protein MULTIPOLAR SPINDLE 1, with amino-acid sequence MIPTEQASNTNAESTSDQSLKLAVAISLLRSKRLQRQAPLPDPPLESDALRWKRKAKERKQELIRLRENLKEAEDASHCDLFPQSASCKCYFFDNLGKLSPKRDGDGFDRRFNDVLRRRFLRQVRLKERRRTDAPKQRLRLSDLSIDAEVEQLRASIDFLVELCDSASPGQTANFANWSHQAVDFILASLRNLLSAGKNLDFTEDIVNSLIMRLGRRMCSPSQGDESQFDTDAQFYIQHLIRKLGSESYIGQRAILSVSQKISVVAENMLFMDPFDNAFPNIHRCLYIMIQLIEFLVSDYLLSWSKDEGFDNVLFEEWVTSLLHARKALELLESRNGLYVIYMDRVLGQLAKQVGQVSLLPKLNQEILDNLFC; translated from the exons ATGATCCCAACCGAACAAGCATCAAACACCAACGCTGAATCGACGAGCGACCAGTCGCTGAAGCTCGCAGTTGCAATCTCTCTTCTCCGATCAAAGCGCCTCCAAAGGCAGGCTCCGTTGCCTGATCCTCCTCTAGAATCCGACGCCCTCCGTTGGAAGAGAAAG GCTAAGGAGCGGAAACAAGAACTTATTCGACTCAGAGAAAATCTCAAGGAAGCTGAAG ATGCTTCGCACTGCGATTTGTTCCCGCAAAGTGCTTCTTGCAAGTGTTATTTCTTTGACAATTTGGGGAAACTAAGCCCTAAGCGAGACGGAGATGGCTTTGATCGCAGATTCAACGACGTTCTTCGCCGGCGATTCCTCAGACAAG TGCGGTTAAAGGAAAGGAGGAGAACAGATGCTCCAAAACAACGATTACGGCTTTCAG ATTTAAGTATTGATGCTGAAGTGGAGCAGCTTAGGGCCTCCATTGATTTTCTTGTGGAGTTATGTGACTCTGCTTCTCCT GGGCAAACGGCTAATTTTGCTAACTGGTCACATCAAGCTGTAGACTTCATTTTAG CATCATTAAGGAACCTGTTATCAGCAGGAAAGAACCTTGACTTCACTGAAGACATTGTCAACAGTTTAATTATGCGATTGGGTAGAAGGATGTGTTCTCCTTCACAAGGTGATG AGTCACAGTTTGACACTGATGCCCAGTTCTATATTCAACACCTGATCCGCAAGCTTGGAAGTGAATCCTACATTGGGCAGCGTGCAATACTTTCAGTTTCTCAAAAAATTTCCGTTGTAGCAGAGAATATGCTCTTCATGGATCCATTTGATAATGCTTTTCCAAACATACATAGatgtttgtatattat GATCCAGCTTATTGAGTTTTTGGTGTCAGATTACTTGTTATCTTGGTCAAAGGATGAAGGCTTTGATAATG TGCTGTTTGAAGAGTGGGTGACATCACTTCTTCACGCCCGAAAAGCATTAGAACTTCTGGAAAGCAGAAATGGCCTTTATGTCATATACATGGATCGAGTTTTAGGCCAACTGGCTAAACAAGTGGGCCAGGTTTCGTTATTGCCGAAGCTCAACCAAGAGATTTTGGATAACCTATTCTGCTGA